A genomic window from Hyalangium minutum includes:
- a CDS encoding lipoprotein, whose product MKRAVLAALAAVVWLGGCGGSGSLPTGNNPTPSDQELPDTPVKPSPEAPASLWPLTTGSTWTYRITDPQRGIFDKTVEVLGPKTVPDTNTTAILVRSVQPHLEEQSWQLELQNGTVVRLREEDLKAGAVVRVTTWNPATVKSLAQEQQQGWSYSSTIRELTREDTGLVDEKERTYVWRVLAVNETVTVPAGTFTNTIKIQRARPDKAGSERTYWLVPGVGKVKEDGERLEELVSHTIKK is encoded by the coding sequence ATGAAGCGAGCAGTCCTGGCCGCGCTGGCGGCCGTGGTGTGGCTGGGAGGATGTGGCGGGAGCGGCAGCCTGCCGACGGGGAACAATCCGACGCCGTCGGATCAGGAACTGCCAGACACGCCCGTGAAGCCCTCGCCCGAGGCGCCTGCGTCGCTCTGGCCGCTGACGACCGGTTCGACGTGGACGTACCGCATCACGGATCCGCAGAGGGGCATCTTCGACAAGACGGTGGAGGTGCTCGGGCCGAAGACCGTCCCTGACACGAACACCACGGCCATCCTGGTCCGCAGCGTGCAGCCGCACCTGGAGGAGCAGTCGTGGCAGCTCGAGCTCCAGAACGGCACGGTGGTGCGCCTGCGCGAGGAGGATCTCAAGGCCGGCGCGGTCGTCCGGGTGACGACGTGGAATCCGGCCACGGTGAAGTCCCTGGCCCAGGAGCAGCAGCAGGGCTGGAGCTACTCGTCCACCATCCGCGAGCTGACGCGGGAGGACACAGGCCTCGTGGATGAGAAGGAGCGGACCTATGTGTGGCGCGTGCTCGCAGTGAACGAGACCGTCACCGTCCCGGCTGGCACCTTCACCAACACCATCAAGATCCAGCGTGCTCGGCCGGACAAGGCGGGCTCGGAGCGCACGTACTGGCTCGTGCCTGGCGTCGGCAAGGTGAAGGAGGACGGCGAGCGGCTCGAGGAGCTCGTCTCCCACACCATCAAGAAGTAG
- a CDS encoding metallophosphoesterase yields MRFLKVSALGALACLLTLSAGSAQAASLTRAPYLQRVGQDTALIAFRLDESCTPEVHYGIQGAVDQVARTGQGGRIHAIELKGLKPGTEYTYEVDACGTRIPRKHFRTAPVEGTRHVHFVTVGDFGTGGTREKNVAASMRAQQPELFIALGDNAYEAGTEDEIQNNLFKPLADLISEVPFFPVAGNHEYVTNQAQPYLDNLYLPTSPSGGERYYSFDWGFVHFVALDSNCAVGLASNDRCTLAAQRAWLEQDLAQSRAPWKIVYMHHPPWSSGDHGSQLTVRREFGPLFEQYGVDLVLTGHDHNYERSKPMIGDRVATGSEKGITYLVVGGGGANLREFSTEKQDWSVLRNNTVHGFLDVDVKEGTLSAKLMTPEGSVVDSFTLTKQLPPEPPKAFTVVVEGQRGTAPLHTLFRAELPSSGLSVRWDFGDGSAGQGSEVKHIYSKPGQYTVTATASRGSTSLTSTAEVTVSASSGSSPPGNTQPPVSSTPPESSSGVSGDANSSGCSSVAAGALLPFGALVLTGFLRRRRR; encoded by the coding sequence ATGCGCTTCTTGAAGGTATCTGCGCTCGGTGCACTCGCTTGCTTGCTCACGTTGAGCGCGGGGTCAGCCCAGGCCGCCTCGCTGACCCGGGCTCCGTACCTGCAGCGCGTGGGACAGGACACGGCCCTCATCGCCTTCCGGCTGGATGAGAGCTGCACTCCGGAGGTGCACTACGGCATCCAGGGCGCCGTGGACCAGGTGGCCCGCACAGGGCAAGGCGGCCGCATCCATGCCATTGAACTGAAGGGCCTGAAGCCCGGCACCGAGTACACCTATGAGGTGGATGCCTGTGGCACGCGGATACCGCGGAAGCACTTCCGCACCGCGCCGGTCGAGGGCACACGGCACGTGCACTTCGTCACGGTCGGGGACTTCGGCACGGGCGGAACGCGCGAGAAGAACGTAGCCGCGAGCATGCGGGCCCAGCAGCCCGAGCTGTTCATCGCGCTCGGGGACAACGCCTACGAGGCGGGGACCGAGGACGAGATCCAGAACAACCTCTTCAAGCCGCTGGCGGACTTGATCTCGGAGGTGCCCTTCTTTCCGGTGGCGGGCAACCACGAGTACGTCACGAATCAGGCGCAGCCGTACCTGGACAACCTGTACCTGCCCACCAGCCCGAGCGGGGGCGAGCGCTACTACTCCTTCGACTGGGGCTTCGTGCACTTCGTGGCGTTGGACTCGAACTGCGCGGTGGGCCTGGCATCGAATGATCGATGCACGCTGGCGGCGCAGCGGGCGTGGCTGGAGCAGGATCTGGCGCAGAGCCGGGCGCCCTGGAAGATCGTCTACATGCACCACCCACCCTGGTCGAGCGGCGATCACGGCTCCCAGCTCACCGTGCGCCGCGAATTCGGGCCGCTGTTCGAGCAGTACGGGGTGGACCTCGTCCTCACGGGGCATGACCACAACTACGAGCGCAGCAAGCCCATGATCGGAGACCGGGTCGCGACGGGGAGCGAGAAGGGCATCACCTATCTCGTGGTGGGCGGAGGGGGCGCGAACCTGCGGGAGTTCTCCACGGAGAAACAGGATTGGAGCGTGCTGCGCAACAACACGGTGCACGGCTTCTTGGATGTCGACGTCAAGGAGGGCACGCTCAGCGCGAAGCTGATGACGCCCGAGGGGTCGGTGGTGGATTCCTTCACCCTGACGAAGCAGTTGCCGCCCGAGCCGCCCAAGGCCTTCACGGTCGTCGTGGAGGGACAGCGAGGCACGGCGCCGCTCCACACGCTCTTCCGCGCCGAGCTCCCCTCCTCTGGCCTCAGCGTGCGCTGGGACTTCGGGGACGGTTCGGCGGGCCAGGGCTCCGAGGTGAAGCACATCTATTCCAAGCCAGGCCAGTACACGGTGACGGCGACGGCCTCGAGAGGGAGCACGAGCCTCACCTCCACTGCGGAGGTCACCGTCTCGGCTTCCTCGGGGAGTTCACCTCCAGGGAACACCCAGCCGCCCGTGTCCTCCACACCGCCGGAGTCCTCCTCGGGGGTGTCAGGAGATGCCAACAGCTCGGGGTGCTCGTCCGTCGCTGCCGGAGCCCTGCTCCCATTCGGCGCGCTGGTGCTGACCGGATTCCTGAGGCGGCGTCGGCGCTGA
- a CDS encoding serine/threonine protein kinase has product MQFGKYRLVKKLATGGMAEVFLAKAAGPMGFEKNLVIKRILPHLAEDPRFVEMFLAEARLAALLNHPNIVQIFDFGEFEETYYLAMEFIDGPNLRTLSRRARDSGIRLPPVYCAKIISQACDGLAFAHDFVSPETGAPLNLIHRDVSPDNILLSRQGAVKVVDFGIAKAANQEHRTQTGMIKGKLAYMPPEQLQGQPLDRRVDVYALGVVLYELLTGHKPFDATTDVSMMQAIIFEPFVPASHRRPDLPRALSQILDRALGKVREHRYPDCRAFQAELDRFIHSSEESVGVWQLSQWVLGVLGEAPMPTASTSFATGVGISRVETATRSPQTAVARSSRTSMDEGSKVSMVGPSSTLAGAESSVSEEPLPPVPQRGTGRWVIWASLLLLVVGGGVWGSLQSAAERPDAPPELPALQASLQQKSPSVQEPEPPRVQEQEPPHEPEPAPTLEPQAIADEPKPEVEPVVEKSAPPPQRAPVKPTPRKVSRKLLSPATAPAPAPTPTAPVSQMATLEFRIRPYAIVVLDGKQLGQTPLAPTEVVAGTHSVLLINKDLRKEVTRSVEVKAGQVNVFKHNLLEE; this is encoded by the coding sequence ATGCAGTTTGGCAAGTATCGGCTGGTCAAGAAGCTTGCCACGGGGGGCATGGCGGAGGTGTTCCTGGCCAAGGCAGCGGGGCCCATGGGGTTCGAGAAGAACCTCGTGATCAAGCGCATCCTGCCCCATCTGGCCGAGGACCCTCGGTTCGTGGAGATGTTCCTCGCCGAGGCCCGGTTGGCCGCGCTGCTCAACCATCCCAACATCGTCCAGATCTTCGACTTCGGTGAGTTCGAGGAGACCTACTATCTGGCGATGGAGTTCATCGACGGGCCTAACCTGCGTACCCTCTCCAGGCGCGCTCGTGATTCAGGTATCCGTCTTCCGCCTGTGTACTGTGCGAAGATCATCTCTCAGGCGTGCGACGGGCTCGCGTTTGCTCACGACTTTGTCTCTCCAGAGACCGGAGCGCCTCTCAATCTCATTCACCGCGACGTCAGTCCCGACAACATCCTCTTGTCCAGACAAGGCGCCGTGAAGGTCGTGGACTTCGGCATCGCCAAGGCCGCCAATCAGGAGCACAGGACTCAGACCGGCATGATCAAGGGCAAGCTCGCCTACATGCCGCCAGAGCAGCTCCAGGGCCAGCCCCTGGACCGGCGCGTGGATGTCTATGCCCTGGGCGTCGTCCTCTATGAACTGCTCACCGGCCACAAGCCCTTCGATGCCACCACCGATGTGAGCATGATGCAGGCCATCATCTTCGAGCCCTTCGTGCCTGCCTCCCATCGGCGTCCGGATTTGCCTCGGGCGCTCTCGCAGATCCTGGATCGTGCGCTCGGAAAGGTGCGTGAACACCGCTACCCAGACTGCCGCGCCTTTCAGGCCGAGCTCGATCGCTTCATCCACTCCTCGGAAGAGTCCGTCGGTGTCTGGCAATTGTCGCAGTGGGTGTTGGGTGTCCTGGGTGAGGCTCCCATGCCCACCGCCTCGACATCTTTCGCCACAGGCGTTGGCATCTCTCGGGTCGAGACTGCCACTCGCTCCCCGCAGACTGCTGTGGCACGAAGCTCTCGTACATCCATGGATGAGGGCTCCAAGGTCTCGATGGTGGGGCCCTCATCGACCCTGGCCGGTGCAGAGAGCTCAGTCTCCGAGGAGCCCTTGCCTCCCGTTCCGCAGCGCGGGACTGGCCGCTGGGTGATCTGGGCAAGTCTCCTGCTGCTCGTCGTGGGAGGTGGAGTGTGGGGCTCGCTCCAATCCGCAGCGGAGCGCCCCGATGCCCCTCCTGAACTCCCGGCACTCCAAGCCTCACTTCAGCAGAAGTCCCCCAGCGTGCAGGAGCCGGAGCCCCCTCGTGTGCAAGAGCAGGAGCCTCCCCATGAGCCAGAGCCTGCGCCGACCCTCGAGCCTCAGGCCATCGCCGACGAGCCAAAGCCCGAAGTCGAGCCTGTCGTGGAAAAGTCAGCGCCTCCGCCGCAGCGTGCGCCTGTAAAACCCACCCCGCGGAAGGTCAGCCGCAAGTTGCTATCTCCCGCGACCGCACCCGCACCGGCTCCCACTCCCACGGCCCCCGTTTCCCAGATGGCCACCCTGGAGTTCAGGATCCGGCCCTATGCCATCGTGGTGCTCGATGGGAAGCAGCTCGGTCAGACACCTTTGGCTCCCACCGAGGTGGTGGCGGGCACGCACTCCGTGCTCCTCATCAACAAGGACCTTCGCAAGGAGGTGACTCGCTCCGTGGAGGTGAAGGCCGGCCAGGTCAATGTCTTCAAGCACAACCTGCTCGAAGAGTGA
- a CDS encoding RsmB/NOP family class I SAM-dependent RNA methyltransferase — MKKPNRPPSKKKPSGSKYPAPKAKISRAAHEAAEARSPRPLREDLVLQASLEAYALVRHEGRLADRALDFTLRRKAHLYSSERRAVSERVYALLRRQRTVDYLLSHARRGFEELQTTRQDVLRLAASRILHGEPTATVAKDSALTGADAAALEALPEAAAALDSLPRDQRFPVAASLPDFLARKFRETFGDDAERAMEAMNERAPLTARANLLKGDRTALQKQLAAEGVENQPTPLSSMGLWLGTRVNAFSLQAFKDGLFEIQDEGSQLLGMLVDAPPTRVVDACAGAGGKTLQLAAQMKNRGDLHALDVDTTRIEELRKRARRAGVHNVRTQVIPPEGPSADEAIAALKDKADRVLVDAPCSGTGTYRRKPDARYRLTPEDLATHVARQKALLERFSTMVKPGGRLIYGTCSVLREENEAVVEDFLSRHPNFSVRPISAELGPELGEKVSQGPFLRLAPHLHGTDGFFGAILVRAK; from the coding sequence ATGAAAAAACCCAACCGTCCGCCCTCGAAGAAGAAGCCCTCTGGCTCGAAGTACCCTGCCCCGAAGGCGAAAATCTCCAGGGCCGCTCACGAGGCCGCCGAGGCCCGCTCTCCCCGCCCACTCCGGGAGGACCTCGTCCTCCAGGCCTCCCTGGAGGCCTATGCCCTGGTGAGGCACGAGGGCCGCCTCGCCGACCGGGCGCTCGACTTCACCCTGCGGCGCAAGGCCCACCTCTACTCCTCCGAGCGCCGCGCCGTCTCCGAGCGCGTCTACGCCCTGCTCCGGCGACAGCGCACCGTGGACTATCTCCTCTCCCACGCACGCCGCGGCTTCGAGGAGCTCCAGACGACCCGTCAGGACGTGCTCCGGCTGGCCGCCTCGCGCATCCTCCACGGAGAGCCCACCGCCACCGTGGCCAAGGACTCCGCACTCACGGGCGCCGACGCTGCGGCCCTCGAAGCGCTCCCGGAGGCCGCCGCGGCGCTGGACAGCCTCCCGCGAGACCAGCGCTTCCCCGTGGCCGCTTCGCTGCCCGACTTCCTGGCCCGGAAGTTCCGCGAAACGTTCGGTGACGACGCCGAGCGCGCCATGGAGGCCATGAATGAGCGCGCCCCCCTCACCGCCCGCGCCAACCTGCTCAAGGGCGATCGCACGGCCCTCCAGAAACAGCTCGCGGCCGAGGGCGTCGAGAACCAGCCCACTCCCCTCTCCTCCATGGGTCTGTGGCTGGGCACGCGCGTCAACGCCTTCTCCCTCCAGGCCTTCAAAGACGGCCTCTTCGAGATCCAGGACGAGGGCAGCCAGCTGCTCGGCATGCTCGTGGACGCCCCGCCCACGCGGGTGGTGGACGCCTGCGCCGGAGCCGGTGGAAAGACGCTGCAGCTCGCCGCGCAGATGAAGAACCGGGGCGATCTCCACGCCTTGGACGTGGATACCACCCGCATCGAGGAGCTGCGCAAGCGCGCCCGCCGCGCCGGTGTCCACAATGTCCGCACCCAGGTCATCCCCCCCGAGGGCCCTTCCGCCGACGAAGCCATCGCGGCGCTGAAGGACAAGGCGGACCGCGTGCTGGTGGATGCCCCCTGCAGCGGCACGGGCACCTACCGCCGCAAGCCGGACGCCCGCTACCGCCTCACCCCCGAGGACCTGGCCACCCACGTGGCGCGCCAGAAGGCCCTGCTGGAGCGCTTCTCCACGATGGTCAAGCCGGGCGGCCGGCTCATCTACGGGACGTGTAGCGTCCTCCGCGAGGAGAACGAAGCCGTGGTGGAAGACTTCCTGTCGCGCCACCCGAATTTCTCGGTGCGCCCCATCTCTGCGGAGCTGGGTCCCGAGCTGGGCGAAAAGGTGAGCCAAGGCCCCTTCCTGCGGCTGGCCCCCCACCTGCACGGAACCGATGGGTTCTTCGGGGCGATCCTGGTCCGGGCAAAGTAA
- a CDS encoding M61 family metallopeptidase, whose amino-acid sequence MPEAVRYRVSMSRPHSHLFEVEATFPAGPDVLDAVLPVWTPGSYLVREYARHLQDVTAVGPQDEPLPVQRTDKRTFRVKAGGRAVTLRYRVYAHELTVRTSHLDGSHGYFNGATLLLYTEATRHHEHRVTVAAPEGWKTFCALDQQDGVFLAPDYDTLIDSPFEVGPHWPLSFVAAGVPHEVVVWGDLPADPDKLTADLQRICEAEARMLGGLPMKRYLFLVYLTDKGRGGLEHSASTALLFPRASLQNSRGWEDFLTLAAHEYFHLWNIKRVKPRALVPFDYSQENYTALLWAFEGMTSYYDNLFVRRAGLMSANRYLNRLGETLTTLHGTPGRRVQTLADASLMSWIKHYRPDENSANSAISYYLKGEVVCALLDLEIRRATGDAKGLDDAVRLLWQRYGDGSGVPEEAVEAIMSEVAGKDLRPFFDRAVRSTEELDYSVFSHVGLEVGFRVRESSADKGGTPPPRKASEAKPKGWVGLAFKGNATVAWVAEGSPAMEAGLYPEDEVVALDGYKVDGASLLSRCEDRRPGELVRITLFRRDKLMELPVMLGQRPADTVYLSRVDKPTDAQKAAFHAWLGAAWDEAAG is encoded by the coding sequence ATGCCGGAAGCCGTCCGCTATCGCGTCTCGATGTCCCGCCCGCACTCGCACCTGTTCGAAGTGGAGGCGACCTTCCCCGCGGGCCCCGATGTGCTCGATGCCGTCCTGCCCGTGTGGACTCCGGGCAGCTACCTGGTGCGCGAGTATGCACGGCACCTCCAGGACGTGACGGCGGTGGGCCCCCAGGACGAGCCGCTCCCAGTTCAGCGCACGGACAAGCGCACCTTCCGCGTGAAGGCCGGTGGCCGGGCCGTGACGCTGCGCTACCGCGTCTACGCCCACGAGCTGACGGTGCGCACGAGCCACCTGGACGGCTCGCACGGCTACTTCAACGGCGCCACCCTCCTCCTCTACACGGAGGCCACGCGCCACCACGAGCACCGCGTCACCGTGGCCGCTCCCGAGGGCTGGAAGACGTTCTGCGCGCTCGATCAGCAGGACGGCGTCTTCCTCGCCCCAGACTACGACACGCTGATCGACAGTCCCTTCGAGGTGGGCCCTCACTGGCCACTGTCCTTCGTCGCCGCGGGCGTGCCGCACGAGGTGGTCGTCTGGGGAGACCTGCCCGCGGATCCGGACAAGCTGACGGCGGACCTCCAGCGCATCTGCGAGGCCGAGGCGCGGATGCTGGGTGGGCTGCCCATGAAGCGCTACCTGTTCCTCGTGTACCTCACGGACAAGGGGCGCGGCGGGCTGGAGCACAGTGCCTCCACGGCGCTGCTGTTCCCTCGGGCCTCGCTGCAGAACAGCCGGGGCTGGGAGGACTTCCTCACGCTGGCCGCGCACGAGTACTTCCACCTGTGGAACATCAAGCGCGTCAAGCCGCGCGCGCTGGTGCCCTTCGACTACTCCCAGGAGAACTACACCGCCCTGCTCTGGGCCTTCGAGGGGATGACGTCGTACTACGACAACCTCTTCGTGCGCCGCGCGGGGCTGATGTCCGCCAACCGCTACCTCAACCGGCTCGGCGAGACGCTCACCACCCTGCACGGCACTCCAGGCCGCCGCGTCCAGACGCTGGCCGATGCGTCGTTGATGAGCTGGATCAAGCACTACCGCCCGGACGAGAACTCGGCCAACAGCGCCATCTCCTACTACCTGAAGGGCGAGGTGGTGTGCGCGCTGCTGGATCTGGAGATCCGCCGCGCCACGGGGGATGCCAAGGGCCTGGACGACGCGGTGCGTCTGCTGTGGCAGCGCTATGGAGATGGCTCGGGCGTGCCGGAGGAGGCAGTGGAGGCCATCATGAGCGAGGTGGCCGGCAAGGACCTGCGCCCCTTCTTCGACCGGGCCGTGCGCTCCACGGAAGAACTGGACTACTCCGTCTTCTCGCACGTGGGCCTCGAGGTGGGCTTCCGCGTGCGCGAGTCCTCCGCCGACAAGGGCGGCACCCCGCCGCCTCGCAAGGCCAGTGAGGCGAAACCCAAGGGCTGGGTGGGGCTCGCCTTCAAGGGCAACGCCACGGTGGCCTGGGTGGCGGAGGGCTCGCCAGCGATGGAGGCGGGCCTCTACCCCGAGGACGAGGTGGTGGCGCTCGATGGGTACAAGGTGGACGGCGCCTCACTGCTGAGCCGGTGCGAGGACCGGCGCCCCGGAGAGCTGGTGCGCATCACGCTCTTCCGCCGCGACAAGCTGATGGAGCTGCCCGTCATGCTGGGCCAGCGGCCCGCGGACACCGTGTACCTGAGCCGCGTGGACAAGCCCACCGACGCGCAGAAGGCCGCCTTCCACGCCTGGCTGGGGGCAGCGTGGGACGAGGCGGCGGGATAA
- a CDS encoding tetratricopeptide repeat protein has product MSGFLQNTAPAVCQRHPEANAGWRCDNCQAALCPDCVATRRAISTEYLSCELCQGRVLPILVHRSRIPLAVRLRDVWRYPFTQNGLIVLTSLSVMLALCRWLAAETFLLLKWLPALFGIGFFWSAFFHVIRSTARGEKELDAPEFTDLYGDCVAPALRGILGTSLLWLPGLLYLFFIKDWGAQKEVNQLLETPEFYISGAMPQLDWSQALTDPILWLLVLAGAAYLPMVLLAAAAGHNLVKMLNPVAVIGNALRLGRDFTVTLGALAVLAVALVVARLVAAGILWLGMPVLSALAAELVTCFVPFMMARVLGLVLYNRGDVLEYGDASDYLEPVLGVVQPRAEPPPFRGPLAAPEPDPTVVPVPIGETLAALAQAVEARDTGKALSLYPELKEPRFLKQVDAAHHLFVGQAAVAQGQYELAVQALESAADVAPDGPAASRALVLLARVYAERLKEPERAESIYRYVVHRYPNTDASRFAQTHLSPTS; this is encoded by the coding sequence ATGAGCGGCTTCTTGCAGAACACCGCGCCTGCAGTCTGCCAACGCCATCCTGAGGCCAACGCGGGCTGGCGCTGTGACAACTGCCAGGCCGCGCTGTGCCCGGACTGCGTGGCCACTCGCCGGGCCATCTCCACGGAATACCTCTCCTGCGAGCTGTGCCAGGGCCGGGTGCTGCCGATCCTCGTCCACCGTTCGCGAATCCCCCTCGCCGTGCGGCTGCGCGACGTCTGGCGCTACCCCTTCACCCAGAACGGGCTGATCGTCCTGACGTCGCTCAGCGTCATGCTGGCGCTCTGCCGGTGGCTCGCGGCGGAGACGTTCCTGCTGCTCAAGTGGCTGCCCGCGCTGTTCGGAATTGGGTTCTTCTGGAGCGCCTTCTTCCACGTCATCCGCTCTACGGCTCGCGGGGAGAAGGAGCTGGACGCGCCCGAGTTCACGGATCTCTACGGCGACTGCGTGGCACCGGCGCTCCGGGGCATCCTGGGCACATCGCTGCTGTGGCTGCCGGGGCTCCTCTATCTGTTCTTCATCAAGGACTGGGGCGCCCAGAAGGAAGTCAATCAGCTGCTGGAGACCCCCGAGTTCTATATCAGCGGCGCGATGCCTCAGCTCGACTGGTCCCAGGCGCTGACGGATCCGATCCTCTGGCTGCTCGTCCTGGCCGGAGCGGCCTACCTGCCGATGGTGCTCCTGGCTGCGGCCGCCGGGCACAACCTGGTGAAGATGCTCAACCCGGTGGCGGTCATCGGCAACGCGCTCCGGCTCGGCCGCGACTTCACCGTGACGCTGGGCGCGCTGGCGGTGCTCGCCGTGGCGCTGGTGGTGGCGCGGCTCGTGGCCGCGGGCATCCTCTGGCTGGGGATGCCCGTGCTCTCCGCGTTGGCCGCGGAGCTCGTCACCTGCTTCGTCCCCTTCATGATGGCGCGCGTGCTCGGGCTGGTCCTCTACAACCGAGGGGATGTGCTCGAGTATGGCGACGCCTCGGACTACCTGGAGCCCGTGCTCGGGGTAGTCCAGCCTCGCGCGGAGCCGCCACCCTTCCGAGGCCCCCTGGCCGCGCCGGAGCCGGATCCCACCGTCGTGCCCGTCCCCATCGGCGAGACGCTGGCCGCGTTGGCCCAGGCGGTGGAGGCCCGCGATACCGGCAAGGCCCTGTCCCTCTACCCCGAGCTGAAAGAGCCGCGCTTCCTCAAGCAGGTGGACGCTGCCCACCACCTCTTCGTGGGGCAAGCGGCGGTGGCCCAGGGGCAGTACGAGCTCGCGGTGCAGGCGCTGGAGTCCGCGGCGGACGTGGCGCCGGACGGGCCTGCCGCCTCGCGCGCCCTGGTGCTGCTGGCCCGCGTGTACGCCGAGCGCCTGAAGGAGCCCGAGCGCGCCGAGAGCATCTACCGCTACGTCGTTCACCGCTATCCGAACACGGACGCCTCGCGCTTCGCCCAAACCCACCTTTCGCCGACTTCCTAA
- a CDS encoding carboxypeptidase-like regulatory domain-containing protein has translation MSRLRMISVVLGLACLSACDNRPVVNRGGDVCSEELVSLKVEVVTADGVLVKGATVTAINEESQESITGVTNEVGVSRAVNESLAPGRTRLYATAGSKVSPATEVQWLCDDCHCQPDPDTVTLQLNP, from the coding sequence ATGTCTCGGTTGCGGATGATCTCCGTGGTGCTGGGCCTTGCCTGCCTATCGGCCTGTGACAACAGGCCCGTGGTGAACAGGGGTGGGGACGTGTGCTCGGAGGAGTTGGTGTCGTTGAAGGTGGAGGTAGTCACAGCGGACGGAGTCCTCGTGAAGGGGGCCACCGTCACCGCCATCAACGAGGAGAGCCAGGAGAGCATCACAGGGGTCACCAACGAGGTGGGCGTCAGCAGGGCGGTCAACGAGTCGCTCGCCCCGGGCCGGACTCGGCTGTACGCCACTGCGGGCTCCAAGGTCTCGCCCGCCACCGAGGTACAGTGGCTGTGTGACGACTGCCACTGCCAGCCAGACCCGGACACCGTGACGTTGCAGCTCAACCCATAG
- a CDS encoding ribonuclease HII: MPHLEELLQAPLSELTDRFLERCQPVPRGFLEALEADRRQGARSLAGKIRARQEKNRSEGQRLRHLLRYELELWTQGMERVAGVDEAGMAPLAGPVVAAAAILPKNYRLKGLDDSKKILDEERREELAVAIKRDAVAWAVGVAEVEEIDRINIYHAGLQAMRRAVQGLVRVPEYALVDARTIPECPCPQKGIIHGDALSMSIAAASIIAKTTRDRMMSALDAQYPGYGLASHKGYPTPQHFQAIKEKGVLPIHRRSFGPVREALGLVPLQAELFPPPPSDPPEP, translated from the coding sequence ATGCCCCATTTGGAAGAGCTCCTGCAAGCGCCCCTGTCCGAGTTAACCGATCGGTTCCTCGAGCGCTGTCAGCCTGTTCCCCGGGGGTTCTTGGAGGCCTTGGAGGCGGACAGACGGCAGGGGGCTCGCTCGCTCGCCGGCAAGATCCGGGCTCGGCAGGAGAAGAACCGCTCCGAGGGCCAGCGGCTGCGCCACCTGCTGCGCTACGAGTTGGAGCTGTGGACGCAGGGAATGGAGCGCGTGGCCGGGGTGGACGAGGCGGGAATGGCTCCGCTCGCGGGCCCGGTGGTGGCGGCGGCGGCGATTCTGCCCAAGAACTACCGACTCAAGGGGTTGGACGACTCGAAGAAGATCCTGGACGAGGAGCGCCGGGAGGAGCTGGCAGTCGCCATCAAGCGGGACGCGGTGGCGTGGGCGGTGGGCGTGGCGGAGGTGGAGGAGATCGACCGCATCAACATCTACCACGCGGGGCTGCAGGCGATGCGGCGTGCGGTGCAGGGACTGGTGAGGGTGCCGGAGTACGCGCTGGTGGATGCCCGCACCATCCCGGAGTGTCCGTGTCCGCAGAAGGGCATCATCCATGGGGACGCGCTGTCGATGAGCATCGCGGCGGCGTCCATCATCGCGAAGACGACACGCGACCGGATGATGTCGGCGCTGGACGCACAGTATCCGGGCTATGGACTGGCCTCGCACAAGGGCTACCCGACGCCGCAGCACTTCCAGGCGATCAAGGAGAAGGGCGTGTTGCCGATCCACCGGCGCAGCTTCGGGCCGGTGCGAGAGGCACTGGGACTGGTGCCGCTGCAGGCCGAGCTGTTCCCACCCCCTCCTTCGGATCCTCCTGAACCGTGA